The nucleotide window AAATAGTGAGGATTTATTGTCCACTGCGGAAAAGGTAAATGTCTATGCCGAGGAGTTTAATCAAAAATATTCTGGTGTTAAGATTGATATCATCGAGGATCGGAGCATACGATTAAAGGAACGTACCAATACTTTGCTTGAAAATGGGGCAATGGGAATTTTTTTGGTATTGCTTTTTCTCTCCTTTTTCTTGAATACCCGATTGGCCTTTTGGGTTGCATTAGGTTTACCTGTGGCATTTATGGGTATGTTTATGTTTGCGGCGTATTTTGATATAACAATCAATATTATTTCGTTATTCGGAATGATTATCGTTATAGGTATTCTAGTTGATGACGGTATTGTTATTTCAGAGAATATTTACCAACATTTCGAATCCGGAAAACCAAGACTTGAAGCTGCAATTGATGGTACAATGGAGGTTGTTCCTCCAATTATTTCTGCTATCCTCACTACTGTTATAGCCTTTTCAACATTTTTATTTCTTGATGGAAGGGTTGGTGAATTATTTAGTGAGGTGGCTGTGGTTGTTATCTTAACACTTTCCATTTCGTTAGTTGAGGCCCTTATCATTTTACCGGCACACGTTGCTCACTCTAAAGCATTAACAAGAGAAACTGCAGAGCAAAAAGCAAACAAAAAAGGAATTGATAAATTCTTTATGAAATTGAGAAAATTCAATGAATTTGGTGATCGAGTAATGGCTTATATGCGTGATAAAATGTATAGTCCAGTTCTAAATTTTTCATTGAAATACCGTTTTATAACATTTTCAATTTTAATTGCTCTTATGGTATTAACCATTGGCGCTTTTATGGGAGGTATCATTAAAGGTTCATTTTTTCCAAATGTAGATAGCGATAGTGTTAGCATAGATCTTCTAATGCCTGAAGGGACCAACCCAAAAATTACGGATTCCATCATTACAATGATAGAGAGAGTTTCTTGGGAGGTAAATGAAGAATATACCGCTAAACAAACTGGAGGCAAACAAGTAGTTCAAAATATAGTTAAGCGGGTTGGACCCGGAAATAACAAAGCAAATCTAAGCGTAAATTTACTTCCAGGTGAGGAACGAGATTTTGCTTCACCAGATATTACGAATAGTATCCGTGAGGCAGTAGGTGAGGTTCCTGGAGTGGAGCTTTTGACCTTTGGTTCTGGTGGCAATTTTGGTGGTAACCCAATTTCAGTTTCTTTACTTGGTAATAATACGGAAGAACTAAAGGCAGCAAAAACAGAATTACGGGCTGCTATGGAAAAAAATTCGCTACTTGCAGATATAACGGATACAGATCCTGAAGGTATAAAGGAAATCAATGTTGAACTGAAACCGTCAGCCTATGCACTAGGATTAAATCTTCAGGAAGTGATGGGACAAGTAAGGGCAGGTTTTTTTGGACTTCAGGCGCAGAGATTTCAAAGAGGTCAGGACGAAATTCGTGTTTGGGTAAGATATGAACGAGGGGATCGAGAATCGATTAATGATTTGGATGAAATGAGAATCGTTACTCCAAATGGCCAAAGAATTCCATTTAAAGAAATTGCAACATATGATATTCAACGCGGAGAGGAAAGTATTCGGCATTTAGATGGTAGAAGGGAAATTCAAGTTAACGCAGATTTAAAAAATCCAAAGGACAGTCCAACAGAAATAATGCAGGATATAAAAACACGAATTTTACCAGGCATACTATCCAAATATCCAACAGTAACACCTTCATATGAAGGGCAGAATAGAGAGGCTAATAAGCTTCTTGCTTCTGCAAATGTCATTGTCCCTATCGTTATATTTTTGATCTACGTGGTTATCGCATTTACGTTTAGAAGTTATAGCCAACCATTAATGTTGCTGTTTATGATTCCATTTAGTTTCATAGCAGTCGCTTGGGGGCATTGGATACATGGTTTTTCGGTTAATTTCCTATCAGCTATGGGTATCATTGCACTTATAGGTATAATGGTGAATGATGGTTTGGTTCTTATAGGTAAATTAAACTCTTTTCTTAAGGAAGGATTGTCATTTGAAAATGCACTATTCGAAGCTGGCAGGTCTAGGTTTAGGGCTATATTCTTAACTTCTTTAACTACAATTGCAGGTATTGCGCCTTTATTAATGGAGAGAAGTAGAGGAGCACAATTTTTGAAACCAATGGCTATTTCTATTTCATATGGAATTTTTATTGCTACTATTTTAACCCTGATAATCTTACCGATTTTATTGTCTGCCGTTAATAGCTTCAAAACACGTTCTCATTGGTTGGTTACAGGTGAAAAAATAGACAAACGCGAAGTTGAAAGAATCGTAAAAGAACAAAAAGGGGATTATGCTCATTAGAAGATTACTGTACTTATTTCTAGTATTATTACCTTTTTTAGGAGTTTCACAAGAAGTATTAGAACCAGAACAAGCAATGGCTTTGACTTTGGAATATAATTATGGTATCAAAATCGTTAAGAACGATGTTGAAATTGCTGAGAACAACGCGGACTTATTGAATTCAGGTTATTTGCCAACTGTTTCTGCGAATGCAGGAGCAGTTTATGACAGAGATAACACAGATGTGGAATTTTCCGATGGATCAAGTAGAGTTTTAAGTGGTGCTGAAAGTTCACGTTATAATGCTTCGATAAATTTGAATTATGTTTTGTTCGATGGCTTGGGTCGAATGTACGATTATAGGAGGCTTAAGGAAGAATATAATCTTTCTGAATTACAAGCCTTAGAAACAATTCAAAACACCGTTTATCAGTTATTTACCATCTATTATAACGTTGCTGAGTTAACTGAGAACGTAAAAACATTAGAGCAGGGATTAGATATTTCAAGAGATAGAATTACCCGGGCAGAATATCAATTTGATTATGGTCAGACTAATAAATTAGGCGTACTCAATGCCCAAGTAGATATTAATAACGACAGTATTGCCCTAATAAATACTGAACAATTATTGGTAAATGCAAAACGGGACTTGAACTTTGTTATGGGGAATAAGGTTGAACGTGAGTTTACGGTGGATACAGTCACAACTTTCGTTCTTACTGGTGATAAGACAAGTTTGTATGAACGAATGATGGCCCAAAACGTTCAAATTCAGCAATTGGAAAAGAATATCACGATTAATGAATATCTTATCAAATCCCAAAGATCTGGATATTTGCCCACTATAGGTCTAAATGGTACTTATGGGTGGAATAAGAACAATAATAATGCAGCTTCCTTCTTAGCTGTTTCAAAAAGTAATGGACTTTCTGGCGGTATTAATTTAAGTTGGAATTTGTTTGATGGTGGTTCCACGATCACCAGGGTAAAAAATGCCAAGATTAATTTAGATACCCAACTTTTGCAAAAGGAACAGGTTTTGGAAAGTATCAAAAGAGATTTTGAAAATGCATGGGACAATTACATCAACAAACTTACCATCTACCAGGTACAACAAGAAAATATAATTACAGCAAAAAATAACTTCGATCGAACCGAGGAACGTTTCAAATTAGGTCAGGTAACTTCTATAGAATTTAGACAGGCACAATTAAATCTTCTAAACGTGGTACTCAATCGAAACCAATCTAAATATGCAGCAAAACTAGCTGAGCTGGAGGTGTTGCTTCTTAGTGGCGATTTGCTTAATGAAAACTTCTAGAAATGGAGGAATATTTCTTCCAATGTCCGCATTGTTGGCAGGAGATTTCGGTGTTGATAGATCTCTCAGTTACTGAGCAACAGTATATTGAAGATTGCGAAGTTTGCTGTAACCCTATTCAGTTTGAAATAACTACAGATGGTGAAAATGTAGTAGAATTCAAGATATCTTCCTTGGAGCAGTGATTTTATAAAGTGCTATAAATCAGATATTTATAGATTTTGTAAATTTTCGATTGTGCATTTCATCGAATAAAATTTGTTTTTCACCGATAAAATTCTAAATTCGTGTCAATATCATTGCTCCCTCAGCTAAATCTACTATTATGAAAACTATGAAATTAACCCTACTTTTTCTTATGGTTTCCATTCTGACCTTTGGAGGAACCGTAACAAAAAAAGAAAAACAAGCATTAATTGCCCTATACAAGAGTACCAATGGTGACAATTGGACTCGTTCTTGGGATCTTTCCAAAGATGTTTCAACTTGGCAAGGACTTACTATTGAAGGTGACCATGTTACCGCAATTGATTTGCCCTATAATAACATGGACGGAAATTTGCCAGAAGAAATTGGAAATTTGACTTCGCTTAAGAAATTGAATCTTTTTAGAAACAATATTAATGGAAGTATACCGTCAAGCATTAAAAATCTTAAAGCACTTGAAGAGTTAAATATTTCGTTTAACCAATTAAGCGGAAAGATACCTGCAGAAATAGGTGAACTTCCTTCTTTAGTTTCCCTCCAACTATTTATGAATCAACTAAACGGTGAAATTCCACAAAGTATTGGTTCATTAAAGAAATTGGAAAAACTGGAACTTTATAACAACAATTTACATGGTGAGATTCCCTCAACCATTTCACAACTTACCAATTTAAAGGAACTATTAGTTAGCAGTAACCATTTAAGCGGAAAATTAGTTTCCGATATTTCAAATCTTAAAAACCTTGAGGTTTTAAGTGTTTTTGATAACCAACTTGTTGGTATGGTGCCACCTTCAATCGGTCAGTTAGGTAAACTAGAAGAGCTGGTGCTTTCTAATAATGCTTTTTATGGTGACTTGCCTGGGGAATTAGCAAGTCTTACAAACCTAAAAGTATTGCTTCTAGGTAATAACAGCTTTAAAGGAAACTTGGCTGTACTACCAGAAACTCTCCCTAATTTAAGAGAATTCGACGTTACTAATAATAGTTCCGAGGGTGTAATTGTTACCCTCGATGAAGAAGACGAGAATTAAATAATGTTTCTTAGTTTTAATTAGACATCTCCCGATTTAACCGATCGGGAGATTTTTTTTATAAACTTTTGTAATCTAAAAAAGAGTATTATCTTTGCTGTCCGATATCGCGGGATAGAGCAGTAGGTAGCTCGTCGGGCTCATAACCCGAAGGTCACTGGTTCGAGTCCAGTTCCCGCTACTATAAAAACCAGTTGTTAAAGCAACTGGTTTTTTTGTTTATATCGTACCTTTAATGAATAGGTTATTAGTTTAATATAGACCAAATGAAAGGTAAAGAAGTAATATTGATTATTCTAGTAGGTCTAGTGATAGGGTTAATAATGTATTCATCTGGTGGCAAAATCAACATATTTAATGTTAAATTTTGGATAATATGGCCATCCGTCATTTTTTTAAGTTCTTTTTTATCGGATTTATTTGTTAAAAAGGATTCAATAATAACTGCAATATTAATTTCTTTAGGAGTAATGTTAGGCAACATTATGTACAATATTTTTGATACGATTATTAATTCAACTTCACATTCACTTTTGGGATTAGAAGTAATAGGCTATTTAGCCATTCTATTTATAACTGGCCTAACTGCATTACTTGGGGTTGGATTGTCCCAGTTAATTTTATTCTTTAGAAGAAGACAAAAGGAAAGTATTAGTTAATTAAGGTTTTTAATTTAATTATAATCATTCACTTTTAGAAAGTCATTCACGAAAATATTCAAACGCAAGAATTCAATCTTGCCTGCTACAAAAAAACCTCTTGAAATTTCAAAAGGTTTTTCTTTTTTGCATCTTTCTAAGGTTTGGTTATATTTAGTTAACTAACCAACCGACCTGATGAAGTTCAGTGATTTTAAAATTCCTCACGTCTTTATTTTTTTATTCTGGATTATTGTCTTCTGTTCAGTATTAAGTTATATCATTCCTTCGGGAAGTTTTGATAGGGAAAAAAGGATTATAAACAAAATTGAACAAAACATTGTTGTACCAGGTAGTTATTCAGAAATTCCCAAACATTTCTCAATTGAGGGCATAACAATAGGAGGGAACGTTAGTGGGTACGCCTCTCCGAATTCAATATTTAGTGTTCTCACCTCAATTCCTAAAGGACTAACACAATCGGGCTCCCTCATATTTTTTATTTTTATTTTAGGAGCGGTATTTAGTCTTATCGTTGAGACCAAAACTATTCATGCGTTTTTGTCTGAGCTTATTAAAAGGTTCAGTAAATACCCGAAACTTTTGTTTTTCCTTATTTATTTAACGATTTCTACGGGTAGTGCCTTTATGGGAATTTATATCGAATTGTTGCCACTCATCCCTATTTTAATTTTGTTGGCGGAACAAAATGGATATAACAGGATGTTTGGTTTTGCACTTGGAATTGTTCCTGTATATGTTGGTTGGTCAACGGCAACAACCAATCCCTTTACAGTGCAAATTGCTCAACAGATTGCGGAATTACCTATTGGCAGTGGTATGGGTTTGCGATTTGTGATTTTTTTGCTGTGCATTTTGATAGGATTTTCATACATAATGAGTTACGGCTCAAAAATCAAAAACAAGAGATTTGCATTAAAGGGCTCCTATACCAGTGAGAATTTGGTTGATGGTAAACAAATTGAACAGGTAAACCTTACAAAAATCATATTTCAATATTAATTGTTCTTATGATAGGATACTCAATTATATTATCAGCTGTTCAATTTATGGGTTGGGGATTAATTGAAATGAGTGCAGGGTTCTTGGCTATAGGTATCGCTGTAATTTTTTTAAGCGGCTGGTCTGGTGATAAAGCAATGGACATTTTCACAAATGGATTGAAATCTATGATAATCCCAGCTTTAATTGTTGGGGTTGCACGTGCCATTTCAGTTGTTATGGTCGAAAGTCAAATTATGGATTCCATTTTATATTATTTTTCCAATACACTCGCCAACCAATCTCAATCTATGGCAGTATCTGGGATGCTTGTTTTTCAGTCATTTCTTAATTTCTTTATTCCTTCAGCCTCTGGACAAGCTTTAGTTTCCATGCCTTTAATGACACCCTTATCAGATTTATTGGGTTTTTCTAGACAAACTGCAGTTCTAGCCTACATTTTCGGAGATGGATTTTCAAATATGATAATTCCAACAAACGGCATATTGATGGCAATGCTGGGGATAGGAAAGATTCCATTTGAAAAATGGTTCAGATTTGTATTTCCGTTATTTATTATTTTAATGCTAATTGCCTTTATTACCCTTATTTTATCTGTTAAGATTGGATATGAATAGAATTCCAAACACTCTATAAAAATCAATCTGTAAACTCATTTTTGTTGGAAAATCCGCAGCTTTTCTCTACGACTTTCAATGAGATTAGCTAAATAGTAATTAGTTAACTCATCTCTTTTTGCTGTTTTTCCTTATAGATCCCGGCCATCTTGAAATTTTATCAAAAAATTAACAAGTCGTTTAAAGGGTATTTTTCAATTTTTCTGTCTTAAAAGTAAACCAACTTATTAGGTATAATCTTAATTTTTCAATTATGTTAAAAACTTATCGAATTCTTCTTTTAATGTTGTCGATTGTCTTTTTCAATTCTGTAGAGACATCTGCGCAACATAATTCAATTGTTTCCGAATTACCAGAAAATACCAGGGTCACTAAAGGTGTACTTTCTAATGGAATGACTTACTATATCTATCCTACTGATGTTACGGAAGGGGTAGCAAGCTATTATATTATACAAAATGTAGGCTCTGTATTGGAAAATGATGAACAAAAAGGGTTAGCCCACTTTTTGGAGCATATGGCTTTTAACGGAACAGAAAATTTCGAAGGGAAAGGCATATTAAAGACTTTGGAAAAA belongs to Aegicerativicinus sediminis and includes:
- a CDS encoding TolC family protein; its protein translation is MLIRRLLYLFLVLLPFLGVSQEVLEPEQAMALTLEYNYGIKIVKNDVEIAENNADLLNSGYLPTVSANAGAVYDRDNTDVEFSDGSSRVLSGAESSRYNASINLNYVLFDGLGRMYDYRRLKEEYNLSELQALETIQNTVYQLFTIYYNVAELTENVKTLEQGLDISRDRITRAEYQFDYGQTNKLGVLNAQVDINNDSIALINTEQLLVNAKRDLNFVMGNKVEREFTVDTVTTFVLTGDKTSLYERMMAQNVQIQQLEKNITINEYLIKSQRSGYLPTIGLNGTYGWNKNNNNAASFLAVSKSNGLSGGINLSWNLFDGGSTITRVKNAKINLDTQLLQKEQVLESIKRDFENAWDNYINKLTIYQVQQENIITAKNNFDRTEERFKLGQVTSIEFRQAQLNLLNVVLNRNQSKYAAKLAELEVLLLSGDLLNENF
- a CDS encoding CPXCG motif-containing cysteine-rich protein, translating into MEEYFFQCPHCWQEISVLIDLSVTEQQYIEDCEVCCNPIQFEITTDGENVVEFKISSLEQ
- a CDS encoding leucine-rich repeat domain-containing protein — translated: MKTMKLTLLFLMVSILTFGGTVTKKEKQALIALYKSTNGDNWTRSWDLSKDVSTWQGLTIEGDHVTAIDLPYNNMDGNLPEEIGNLTSLKKLNLFRNNINGSIPSSIKNLKALEELNISFNQLSGKIPAEIGELPSLVSLQLFMNQLNGEIPQSIGSLKKLEKLELYNNNLHGEIPSTISQLTNLKELLVSSNHLSGKLVSDISNLKNLEVLSVFDNQLVGMVPPSIGQLGKLEELVLSNNAFYGDLPGELASLTNLKVLLLGNNSFKGNLAVLPETLPNLREFDVTNNSSEGVIVTLDEEDEN
- a CDS encoding TIGR00366 family protein, whose translation is MIGYSIILSAVQFMGWGLIEMSAGFLAIGIAVIFLSGWSGDKAMDIFTNGLKSMIIPALIVGVARAISVVMVESQIMDSILYYFSNTLANQSQSMAVSGMLVFQSFLNFFIPSASGQALVSMPLMTPLSDLLGFSRQTAVLAYIFGDGFSNMIIPTNGILMAMLGIGKIPFEKWFRFVFPLFIILMLIAFITLILSVKIGYE
- a CDS encoding efflux RND transporter permease subunit — encoded protein: MRQIIAYFIKYSVAVNIVIIAFLLFGIFGLLQLKSSFFPLNESEIITINIAYPGAAPQEIEEGIVLKIEDNLKGLIGVERVTSVSRENGGNVTVEIEKDEDIDDMLSEVKNAVDRVPNFPGGMEPVVVAKQERVRETIKFAISGKGIDLVTLKQIARQIEGDLRAMEGISQIEITGYPDEEIEIAVRENDLLAYGLTFSEVAQAVSRANILSTGGNIKTEAEDYLIRASSRSYYGDELTHLPVRAMEDGTIVTLEDVASVRDRFSENPNASYFNGNIAVNVNITNTNSEDLLSTAEKVNVYAEEFNQKYSGVKIDIIEDRSIRLKERTNTLLENGAMGIFLVLLFLSFFLNTRLAFWVALGLPVAFMGMFMFAAYFDITINIISLFGMIIVIGILVDDGIVISENIYQHFESGKPRLEAAIDGTMEVVPPIISAILTTVIAFSTFLFLDGRVGELFSEVAVVVILTLSISLVEALIILPAHVAHSKALTRETAEQKANKKGIDKFFMKLRKFNEFGDRVMAYMRDKMYSPVLNFSLKYRFITFSILIALMVLTIGAFMGGIIKGSFFPNVDSDSVSIDLLMPEGTNPKITDSIITMIERVSWEVNEEYTAKQTGGKQVVQNIVKRVGPGNNKANLSVNLLPGEERDFASPDITNSIREAVGEVPGVELLTFGSGGNFGGNPISVSLLGNNTEELKAAKTELRAAMEKNSLLADITDTDPEGIKEINVELKPSAYALGLNLQEVMGQVRAGFFGLQAQRFQRGQDEIRVWVRYERGDRESINDLDEMRIVTPNGQRIPFKEIATYDIQRGEESIRHLDGRREIQVNADLKNPKDSPTEIMQDIKTRILPGILSKYPTVTPSYEGQNREANKLLASANVIVPIVIFLIYVVIAFTFRSYSQPLMLLFMIPFSFIAVAWGHWIHGFSVNFLSAMGIIALIGIMVNDGLVLIGKLNSFLKEGLSFENALFEAGRSRFRAIFLTSLTTIAGIAPLLMERSRGAQFLKPMAISISYGIFIATILTLIILPILLSAVNSFKTRSHWLVTGEKIDKREVERIVKEQKGDYAH